The Chloroflexota bacterium genome includes a region encoding these proteins:
- a CDS encoding S8 family serine peptidase → MRTSNMKAKAIPILLLLALLWPSSSAPSTGASTDPAATAIIERMAEAEANISDAHAQFIVDLHTPLANGQLTVEAWWQKPRSIRLKVTQSTIPTLQGRLMISDGKQLWDYQPAQGQLHTAYLDREETRDTIALAELAALTELLEGGMVQVLRLGEARLVGSEQVLSEQMPKLLVTVKSDKGLYSALAGDLAMTIWVEPERWLPRKMAVTAGLLGGATFTAERIALNQGLPASLFAFAPKGTLQAEGGRVPSASEESSIVLRGFAFDPLIQQPPLSQDLRLQSLPADAPGYYLIQLKGPPSEEQKQDLTSAGGILFDYIPHNAFIVKLDGTAKRAVEQLPFLRWIGPYQPGFKLEPSLVDRQGRLTLIVQTFPGENKNVITTALSQLGAHVLSATENEWQGTIKLEVEADALANIASLPGVRWIEEYKTPRIMNDVARSIMKTSTVWSAGGLNGSGQTVAVADTGLDTGNLATISADFAGQVVSSHPYGRKTWEDVEEHGTHVAGSVLGSGALSNGQFSGIAPGARLVVQAFATDPSTGALEGVPDDLNSLFKQAYDDGARLHTNSWSGRGNNYGGDALNIDQFVWDHKDMVILFAASNDGTDAGGDGVVDAGSLSTQANAKNAIIVGASESYRLSGGTQETYGQRSPDRFGAEPLYSDRPSDNERGMAAFSSRGPTADGRLKPDIAAPGTNIVSARTHAAGRLNRLVPYESNGHYAYASGTSMATPLTAGSTALVRQFYTEKKGLPSPSAALVKATLLNGAFDMSPGQYGLGSSLPPLFADDLEGAVTPWVAEKPWSLISTEAHSPSHSWWYTGTVGASLVLSRTLDLSKVPNPVLTFWQRYDLYTGNRAPSICSPFNTILFWLRNALSATPADFKEYARATVEVSTNGGLTWTKAREYQGKMGWAKDGVSLATYAYKTNVLIRFQVRTWDSSRFAEWNIDDVTIGSVSPQEMTARPNIVEGWGRVDLANSLFPSPPTRVEFSDDTSGLKTGQVVTYSLQVGSSAVPLRATLAWSDYPGSPAAGKQLVNDLDLRVIDPTGTVYYPNGLSISDRRNNVETIDIASPSPGVYALEIKGSNIPQGPQPFALVVSGGQIQLGTSPQPTPTLTPTRTATPSPTSTPTATPTPTTPPSPTPPRATPTPTAKPDLSITADDLWTDPVTIREGALVGLGVNIHNNRGVTAGKVGKVIRVDFYDGDPTAGSKLIGSASTPAITPYSTASVWTNAVWNTTGLAGSREVYAIVDPQNDFPEDDEQNNSAHRSLTILPPAPDTTAPSGAVTINDGASSTTSREVTLTLSAQDNAGGSGVKYMYISEVMFIQSSHQWVAVQDSGWKDYATSYPWTLNAAEGTRYIQIWFADGAENISDTPAKAMINYIPVETSLAVGQWALYRKQLAGGTSITVTLTTFSGDADLFIWKPDSSGPPDYYSLDPGTASDRVSFVAPTSGLYQIQVYSYEASRYTLEIATGSSALSETRPSAQDLRLTGTKILPSAPLTADEPTSRRAIPAVQEAAPLYRVYLPAIFGGWSEGW, encoded by the coding sequence ATGAGGACAAGCAATATGAAGGCGAAGGCCATTCCCATCCTGTTGCTACTGGCCTTATTATGGCCATCTTCTTCAGCCCCGTCCACGGGCGCCTCCACTGACCCGGCCGCTACAGCTATCATCGAAAGGATGGCTGAGGCGGAGGCGAATATCAGCGACGCCCACGCCCAGTTCATCGTTGATCTCCATACCCCCCTCGCCAACGGTCAGCTGACGGTCGAGGCCTGGTGGCAAAAACCCCGCTCAATACGCCTAAAGGTGACCCAATCGACTATCCCCACCCTCCAGGGCCGCCTCATGATCTCCGATGGGAAACAGCTCTGGGATTACCAGCCCGCCCAGGGACAGCTACACACCGCTTACCTGGACCGGGAGGAGACCCGCGATACCATCGCCCTGGCCGAACTGGCCGCCCTCACTGAACTCCTCGAAGGGGGGATGGTGCAAGTGCTGCGCCTGGGTGAAGCCAGACTGGTCGGCAGCGAGCAAGTGCTCTCCGAGCAGATGCCCAAGCTACTGGTCACAGTCAAGAGCGACAAGGGGCTGTATAGCGCCCTGGCCGGTGATTTGGCGATGACCATCTGGGTAGAGCCGGAACGCTGGCTTCCCCGCAAGATGGCGGTCACAGCCGGTCTATTGGGAGGCGCTACCTTTACCGCCGAGAGAATCGCCCTGAATCAGGGGCTTCCCGCCTCCCTCTTTGCCTTCGCCCCTAAGGGGACATTGCAGGCAGAGGGAGGGAGAGTCCCATCTGCTTCAGAGGAGTCCTCGATCGTCTTGAGAGGGTTCGCCTTCGACCCCCTCATCCAGCAGCCGCCATTGTCCCAAGATTTGCGCCTCCAGTCCTTACCTGCCGATGCCCCCGGTTACTACCTCATCCAGCTCAAAGGACCACCATCAGAGGAGCAGAAGCAGGACTTAACCTCCGCCGGGGGCATCCTGTTTGACTATATCCCCCATAACGCCTTCATCGTCAAACTGGACGGAACGGCCAAAAGAGCCGTAGAGCAATTGCCTTTCCTGCGCTGGATCGGACCCTATCAACCGGGCTTCAAGCTGGAGCCATCCCTTGTTGATCGCCAGGGGAGGCTAACCTTGATCGTCCAGACCTTCCCCGGCGAGAATAAGAACGTCATCACCACAGCCCTCTCCCAACTAGGCGCTCATGTCCTCAGCGCCACAGAGAACGAATGGCAGGGGACTATTAAGCTGGAGGTGGAGGCCGACGCCCTGGCCAACATCGCCTCCCTGCCTGGGGTTCGGTGGATCGAAGAGTACAAGACACCCAGAATTATGAACGATGTGGCCCGTTCAATCATGAAGACCTCCACCGTCTGGAGCGCTGGGGGACTGAACGGCAGCGGACAGACGGTGGCCGTGGCCGATACCGGTCTCGACACGGGAAACCTCGCTACTATAAGTGCCGATTTTGCCGGTCAGGTAGTGAGCTCCCATCCTTATGGACGGAAAACCTGGGAAGATGTAGAAGAGCATGGCACGCATGTGGCCGGTTCCGTCCTGGGGAGCGGTGCCCTATCCAATGGGCAGTTCAGTGGGATCGCTCCTGGAGCACGCTTAGTGGTACAGGCCTTCGCCACCGACCCCTCCACAGGGGCTCTTGAGGGCGTACCAGATGACTTGAATTCGCTCTTTAAGCAGGCCTACGACGATGGGGCGCGCCTTCACACCAACAGCTGGAGTGGCAGAGGGAACAATTACGGTGGAGATGCCCTGAACATAGACCAGTTCGTCTGGGACCACAAGGACATGGTCATCCTCTTCGCTGCCAGTAACGATGGCACTGATGCGGGAGGGGATGGGGTAGTCGATGCCGGCTCACTCAGCACCCAGGCCAACGCCAAGAATGCCATCATCGTCGGTGCCTCAGAGAGCTACCGTCTCAGCGGAGGCACCCAGGAAACCTATGGTCAGAGGTCTCCTGACCGCTTTGGCGCTGAGCCGCTCTATAGCGATCGCCCTTCCGACAACGAGCGCGGGATGGCCGCCTTCAGCTCGCGGGGACCAACGGCGGATGGACGGCTCAAGCCGGATATCGCTGCCCCAGGCACCAACATCGTCTCCGCCCGTACCCACGCCGCTGGGCGCCTCAACAGATTGGTCCCATACGAATCAAATGGGCACTATGCCTATGCCTCCGGCACCAGCATGGCCACACCACTGACGGCCGGGTCGACTGCCCTGGTAAGGCAATTCTACACGGAGAAGAAGGGGCTCCCCTCCCCCAGCGCCGCCCTCGTCAAGGCCACCCTTCTGAATGGGGCTTTCGATATGTCCCCCGGTCAGTATGGACTGGGGTCCTCCTTGCCACCGCTCTTCGCCGATGACCTGGAAGGGGCGGTCACTCCCTGGGTGGCAGAGAAGCCCTGGTCGCTCATCTCCACCGAGGCCCACAGCCCCTCCCATTCCTGGTGGTACACTGGCACCGTGGGAGCCTCTTTAGTTCTGTCCCGCACCCTCGATCTCAGCAAGGTACCCAACCCTGTCCTCACCTTCTGGCAACGTTACGACCTCTACACTGGCAATAGGGCACCCTCGATCTGTTCTCCCTTCAACACCATTCTCTTCTGGCTGCGCAATGCCCTCTCAGCCACTCCAGCCGACTTCAAAGAATACGCCCGGGCAACGGTGGAAGTTTCGACCAACGGAGGCTTAACCTGGACGAAGGCACGTGAGTATCAGGGTAAGATGGGCTGGGCCAAGGATGGGGTGAGCCTGGCCACCTACGCTTACAAGACGAACGTATTGATCCGCTTTCAGGTGCGAACGTGGGATTCATCCCGTTTTGCCGAGTGGAATATTGACGATGTCACCATCGGCAGCGTGTCACCTCAAGAGATGACCGCTAGACCGAACATCGTTGAGGGCTGGGGGCGGGTCGACCTGGCTAACTCTTTGTTCCCCTCGCCACCGACTAGGGTGGAATTCAGCGACGACACCAGCGGACTGAAGACCGGGCAGGTGGTGACCTACAGCCTACAGGTCGGCTCCAGCGCAGTCCCCTTACGGGCCACGCTGGCCTGGAGCGACTACCCAGGTAGTCCAGCTGCCGGCAAACAGCTGGTCAATGACCTCGACCTGAGGGTCATTGACCCCACCGGCACCGTCTACTACCCCAACGGTTTGAGCATCTCTGATAGACGTAACAACGTGGAAACCATAGACATCGCCTCGCCCAGTCCTGGTGTCTATGCTCTAGAGATAAAGGGAAGCAATATCCCTCAGGGTCCACAGCCGTTTGCTTTAGTGGTCTCCGGTGGACAAATCCAGTTAGGCACAAGTCCACAGCCCACACCTACGCTGACACCTACGCGCACGGCTACACCCAGCCCCACATCCACTCCGACGGCCACCCCTACCCCCACAACACCCCCCTCACCAACGCCTCCTCGGGCTACCCCTACCCCTACCGCCAAACCCGACCTCTCTATAACAGCCGATGACCTTTGGACCGACCCCGTCACTATCCGCGAAGGCGCTCTGGTTGGGCTGGGGGTCAACATCCATAACAACCGCGGCGTCACCGCCGGCAAGGTGGGTAAGGTGATAAGAGTAGACTTCTACGATGGCGACCCCACCGCCGGCAGTAAACTGATCGGTTCCGCTAGCACCCCAGCCATCACCCCATATAGTACAGCGTCTGTCTGGACGAATGCCGTCTGGAATACTACTGGCCTGGCCGGGAGTCGTGAAGTTTACGCCATAGTGGATCCACAGAACGATTTCCCAGAGGACGATGAGCAGAATAATAGTGCTCACCGCTCCCTGACTATTCTTCCTCCAGCTCCGGACACTACGGCCCCTTCAGGCGCCGTCACCATCAACGATGGCGCTTCCTCCACCACCTCACGAGAGGTCACCCTCACCCTCTCTGCCCAGGATAACGCCGGGGGAAGCGGGGTGAAGTACATGTATATCAGTGAGGTGATGTTCATCCAGTCCTCCCATCAGTGGGTCGCTGTTCAGGACTCCGGCTGGAAGGACTATGCTACCAGCTATCCCTGGACCCTGAATGCGGCTGAGGGGACAAGGTACATCCAGATATGGTTCGCTGATGGAGCAGAAAACATATCCGACACACCGGCCAAGGCCATGATCAACTACATTCCGGTTGAGACGAGCCTCGCCGTCGGCCAGTGGGCGCTCTACCGTAAACAATTAGCAGGTGGCACGTCTATCACCGTCACCTTGACTACTTTCAGCGGGGACGCCGACCTTTTCATCTGGAAGCCCGATAGCAGCGGCCCCCCGGACTACTACAGCCTCGACCCGGGGACCGCCTCGGACAGAGTATCCTTCGTCGCCCCCACCAGCGGGCTCTACCAAATCCAGGTCTATAGCTACGAGGCCAGCCGCTATACCCTGGAGATTGCGACAGGCAGCAGTGCTCTCTCCGAGACAAGGCCATCAGCCCAAGATCTGAGGCTGACTGGCACCAAGATCCTGCCTTCGGCACCCCTAACAGCTGACGAGCCAACCAGCCGCCGAGCTATTCCAGCAGTTCAGGAAGCAGCACCGCTGTACAGGGTCTATCTGCCCGCCATCTTCGGGGGCTGGAGCGAGGGCTGGTGA
- a CDS encoding bifunctional enoyl-CoA hydratase/phosphate acetyltransferase, whose amino-acid sequence MQNRPKNFAEIIAEARKYGPRTVAVAAAHDVEVLKGIKNAEALGLVEGILIGDKAKIVEIADGVGYAIPPSRIIDEPNTLEAGRKAVEMVGSREAHLLMKGKTNTAELIRLVLDREMGLRTGHLLSQVVVFETPGFDRLMLLTDAAINIAPSLAQKAEICRNAIEVAQAIGISEPRVAILAAFEFVNPDMPATVDAAALVQMARRDQIQGAIIDGPLALDIAVSSAVAEQKGVRSPVAGAADIFIAPDIEAANIFYRSLTYFAGARSGGLVVGAAVPLLILSRAEMAETKVNSIAIALLLAKAMGQ is encoded by the coding sequence ATGCAGAATAGGCCGAAAAATTTCGCTGAGATCATAGCTGAAGCCAGGAAATATGGCCCACGTACAGTGGCTGTAGCCGCGGCCCATGACGTGGAGGTGTTGAAGGGGATCAAGAATGCTGAGGCGCTGGGGTTGGTTGAGGGTATTCTTATCGGCGACAAGGCGAAGATAGTGGAAATAGCTGATGGAGTGGGATACGCTATTCCCCCAAGCCGCATCATTGATGAACCCAACACCCTAGAGGCCGGGCGCAAGGCGGTGGAGATGGTCGGCAGCCGAGAAGCGCATCTGCTAATGAAGGGGAAGACGAATACGGCTGAGCTGATTCGTCTTGTCTTGGATAGAGAGATGGGACTGCGAACTGGCCACCTCCTCAGCCAGGTCGTTGTCTTTGAGACACCTGGTTTTGATAGGCTCATGCTGCTGACGGATGCGGCCATTAATATCGCCCCATCCCTGGCTCAGAAGGCGGAAATCTGCCGCAATGCTATCGAGGTGGCTCAGGCCATTGGGATCAGCGAGCCGCGGGTGGCTATCCTGGCCGCTTTCGAGTTTGTCAATCCTGATATGCCGGCCACAGTTGATGCAGCGGCCCTGGTGCAGATGGCCCGGCGGGATCAGATTCAGGGGGCCATCATTGATGGTCCTTTAGCCCTCGATATCGCCGTCAGCTCAGCCGTTGCTGAACAGAAGGGGGTGCGTAGCCCGGTGGCTGGTGCTGCGGATATTTTCATCGCTCCTGATATCGAGGCAGCCAACATCTTCTATCGCTCACTGACCTACTTTGCTGGGGCCAGGTCTGGGGGTCTCGTCGTGGGGGCTGCTGTACCCCTGCTTATCCTCTCCAGGGCGGAGATGGCTGAGACCAAGGTTAACTCCATCGCTATCGCCCTCCTCCTGGCTAAGGCGATGGGACAATGA
- a CDS encoding response regulator transcription factor: protein MDPIRILVVDDHTLFRQGLLAILGPFESIEVVGEAANGYDALAKAQELMPDVILMDIRMPSCGGLEATKMIKRVMPYINIIMLTVSEKDEDLFASVKDGAKGYLLKSVSADELVKAIEHVVMGEAVVSPLMAVKLLDEFAVIAKREPQQTKITGAALTDREQEVLRLLSQGKTNKEIAETLVIAENTVKTHLRNILEKLHLHNRIQAVAYALQELWPSRDE, encoded by the coding sequence ATGGATCCAATCAGAATTCTTGTCGTTGATGACCATACGTTATTTCGCCAGGGACTGCTGGCCATTCTGGGCCCGTTTGAATCTATCGAGGTGGTTGGGGAGGCAGCAAATGGCTATGACGCACTGGCAAAGGCCCAGGAGTTGATGCCTGATGTCATCCTTATGGATATTCGCATGCCTAGTTGCGGCGGGCTCGAGGCGACAAAGATGATTAAGAGGGTGATGCCTTATATAAATATAATAATGCTTACTGTATCGGAGAAGGACGAAGATCTCTTCGCTTCCGTTAAAGACGGAGCGAAGGGTTATCTGCTGAAAAGCGTCTCAGCTGACGAGCTGGTCAAAGCGATCGAGCATGTGGTAATGGGTGAGGCCGTTGTTTCCCCTCTTATGGCTGTGAAGCTATTGGACGAGTTTGCAGTCATAGCCAAAAGGGAGCCTCAGCAAACTAAGATTACTGGTGCAGCTCTAACTGACCGTGAGCAGGAGGTCCTCCGTCTTTTATCCCAAGGAAAGACCAATAAAGAGATCGCCGAAACGCTGGTTATCGCCGAAAATACAGTTAAGACGCATTTACGCAATATCCTGGAGAAGTTGCATCTTCATAATCGCATTCAGGCCGTAGCTTACGCCCTTCAGGAGCTCTGGCCCTCCAGGGATGAATAG
- a CDS encoding LysR family transcriptional regulator — protein sequence MEPRSKFWIEKDGELVLSDWRVELLEAIEETGSLSRAAERVGVAYRRAWGKIKEMEGRLGVKMIVAQSGGLGGGGTHLTPEAKDYIRRYRRFRAGLKNMVDKRFEEAFGR from the coding sequence ATGGAACCACGGTCGAAGTTCTGGATAGAGAAGGATGGGGAGTTGGTCCTGAGCGACTGGCGGGTTGAGCTGCTCGAGGCCATCGAGGAGACAGGATCGCTGAGCCGAGCGGCGGAAAGGGTGGGTGTGGCTTACCGACGAGCCTGGGGCAAGATCAAGGAGATGGAGGGTAGGCTGGGGGTGAAGATGATTGTTGCCCAGAGCGGAGGGTTGGGGGGTGGAGGGACACACCTGACGCCTGAGGCCAAGGATTATATCCGTAGATACCGTCGCTTCCGGGCTGGACTTAAGAACATGGTGGATAAACGATTTGAAGAGGCCTTCGGACGATAG
- a CDS encoding WYL domain-containing protein produces the protein MDDEQTLGKAQRLLKIQHLLYCHPQGMTSSQLAEACGVCQRTIERDIAALHDLKVNLWEKGRRYGIAAGYFLPPLNLTLPEATSLLLAARLLATYSDERNPHTIQALSKLAAILPQPIAEPVYRTVQVIRHKAENAAFNQVLETLAIAWATRRRVKILYQSARSQNVHEQVVSPYFLQPSAAGYATYLIGYADFFDAVRTFKVERILAAELLEDTYDLPPDFDLDRCLSSAWGIIWGEETEVKLRFAPSAVRRLKECVWHPSQVLEEQADGGCLLTLRVASTLEITPWVLGWGDQVEVLEPKDFRESIRETAQRMAAQYRDCP, from the coding sequence ATGGACGACGAACAGACACTCGGCAAGGCGCAGCGGCTGCTCAAGATTCAGCATCTTCTCTATTGTCATCCGCAGGGGATGACCAGCAGCCAGCTGGCCGAAGCATGTGGGGTCTGCCAGCGCACTATCGAGCGCGATATAGCAGCCCTGCATGATCTAAAGGTCAATCTTTGGGAGAAGGGGCGGAGATATGGCATAGCCGCTGGCTACTTCCTCCCGCCCCTGAACTTGACTCTGCCCGAGGCCACCTCCCTCCTCTTGGCCGCACGACTCTTAGCCACCTACAGTGATGAGCGGAACCCTCATACTATCCAGGCCCTCTCAAAACTGGCCGCCATCCTGCCCCAGCCCATCGCTGAACCAGTGTATCGCACCGTTCAAGTCATAAGGCACAAGGCCGAGAATGCGGCCTTCAACCAGGTGCTGGAGACGCTGGCTATAGCCTGGGCGACGCGGCGAAGGGTCAAAATCCTCTATCAGTCGGCCAGGAGCCAGAACGTGCATGAGCAGGTGGTCTCACCCTATTTCCTGCAGCCCTCAGCAGCCGGTTATGCCACCTACCTCATCGGCTATGCCGACTTCTTCGACGCCGTGCGCACCTTCAAGGTAGAGCGTATCCTGGCGGCTGAGCTGCTGGAAGATACCTACGACCTGCCTCCCGATTTCGACCTTGACCGCTGCCTCTCCTCAGCCTGGGGCATAATCTGGGGAGAGGAGACCGAGGTGAAGCTGCGCTTCGCTCCCTCGGCCGTGCGACGGCTGAAGGAATGTGTCTGGCACCCTTCCCAGGTATTGGAGGAGCAGGCCGATGGTGGTTGTCTCCTCACCCTCAGAGTGGCCAGCACCCTGGAGATTACCCCCTGGGTCCTCGGCTGGGGCGACCAGGTGGAGGTACTGGAGCCGAAGGATTTTCGAGAGAGCATCAGAGAGACAGCGCAACGGATGGCCGCACAATATAGAGATTGCCCTTGA
- a CDS encoding sensor histidine kinase — protein MSSIAMVIPSLPKAILLILLLLVLVCVYLLVLGGADLTSPLVIASLLGVILLSYLVGRLTAVQNPLHSRSERQLQEDKDMAGVKEPDDSYDMLYISSLSLGVERILQAKEELRQKMLQIDRLQALLSRAYEETKRKIALDVHDGLAQLVVCALQELRVLERNFPSSPDMTLRVRRVEHLLDQARTEMERIIFDLHPPGLDGVGLIPALEEHLRRYQETTGLCCHLQVEGQTSSLAPDVELGIYRIVQEALHNVMKHAEASNVRVLLTFGTQRVSVVVCDDGQGFDVEKIAAAPGEHLGLLSMKERARDIGARLEVESVLGQGTKVIVER, from the coding sequence GTGAGCTCGATAGCTATGGTCATCCCCTCGTTACCTAAGGCCATTCTTTTAATCCTCTTATTGCTGGTGCTGGTGTGTGTTTATCTGCTAGTGCTGGGAGGTGCCGATCTCACCAGTCCGCTTGTTATTGCGTCCTTATTAGGTGTGATCCTACTTTCTTATCTAGTTGGCCGGCTGACTGCTGTTCAGAACCCCTTACACAGCCGTAGTGAACGTCAGCTGCAAGAAGATAAAGATATGGCTGGAGTGAAAGAGCCCGATGACTCTTATGATATGCTCTATATTTCCAGCCTCAGTTTGGGGGTAGAGCGTATCCTTCAGGCCAAGGAAGAGCTGAGACAAAAGATGCTCCAAATAGACCGGCTACAGGCGCTTCTATCTCGAGCCTATGAGGAAACAAAGAGGAAGATAGCACTTGATGTTCACGATGGACTCGCCCAGCTAGTCGTTTGTGCTCTCCAGGAGCTACGGGTGTTAGAGCGAAATTTCCCCTCCAGTCCAGACATGACCCTGCGAGTGCGACGGGTCGAGCATTTGCTTGATCAGGCTCGCACCGAGATGGAGCGGATCATCTTCGACCTGCATCCCCCCGGTCTGGATGGAGTAGGGTTGATCCCCGCCCTGGAAGAACACTTGAGACGTTACCAGGAAACTACTGGCCTTTGTTGCCATTTGCAGGTGGAAGGTCAGACCTCTTCCCTTGCACCAGATGTGGAACTGGGAATCTACCGTATAGTCCAGGAAGCGCTCCACAATGTAATGAAGCATGCTGAAGCCAGCAATGTTCGGGTTCTATTAACCTTTGGGACCCAGAGAGTCAGTGTTGTTGTGTGCGATGATGGCCAGGGTTTTGATGTGGAGAAGATAGCAGCGGCGCCTGGCGAGCATTTAGGTTTGCTCAGTATGAAGGAAAGAGCCAGGGACATTGGTGCAAGGCTGGAAGTGGAATCAGTACTTGGTCAGGGGACTAAGGTGATCGTTGAGAGGTGA
- a CDS encoding enoyl-CoA hydratase/isomerase family protein, translated as MQYQTVIYERKENGIAKIILNRPQALNALSRQLMDELASALDEVERDDTVRAVIITGAGRSFSSGFDLKEEADEGTLPPEVWLERFQKGFAVFYKIWQIGKPFIAAVNGYNLAGSLELSLLCDITIAAEDAKFGAPEIRHASGPGPCFMPWVVGMKRAKAMLLTGDTIDAQEALRIGLVNKVVPVDRLQEEAESLAANLALISPVAMRLNKMAINQTYEIMGLNSAIAFNLVMSTLVTATEESRESERQRQSMDLKSFFKQRDAPFQKR; from the coding sequence ATGCAGTATCAAACGGTGATCTACGAGAGGAAGGAAAACGGTATAGCTAAGATCATTCTGAATCGTCCGCAGGCCTTGAATGCCCTGAGCCGCCAGCTGATGGACGAGCTGGCCAGCGCCCTGGATGAGGTGGAGAGGGATGATACAGTGCGAGCGGTGATCATCACCGGGGCTGGACGATCTTTCTCATCTGGTTTCGATCTTAAAGAGGAGGCTGACGAGGGAACGCTTCCTCCTGAGGTATGGCTAGAGCGCTTCCAAAAGGGCTTCGCTGTTTTCTATAAGATCTGGCAGATAGGCAAGCCCTTTATTGCTGCGGTGAACGGCTATAATCTGGCGGGATCACTGGAGCTTTCACTTCTCTGCGATATCACCATAGCTGCTGAAGATGCCAAGTTTGGTGCCCCAGAGATAAGGCATGCTTCCGGTCCTGGCCCCTGTTTTATGCCTTGGGTTGTTGGGATGAAAAGAGCGAAGGCGATGCTTCTCACTGGGGATACGATTGATGCCCAGGAGGCTCTGCGCATTGGGTTAGTAAATAAAGTGGTGCCAGTAGATAGATTACAAGAGGAAGCCGAGTCCTTGGCGGCGAACTTAGCTTTGATCTCCCCGGTGGCCATGCGCTTGAATAAAATGGCCATTAATCAAACTTACGAAATAATGGGGCTGAATAGCGCTATTGCCTTTAACCTGGTGATGAGCACCCTCGTTACGGCCACGGAGGAGTCACGGGAATCAGAAAGACAACGTCAGAGTATGGATCTCAAGTCCTTCTTCAAGCAACGAGATGCTCCCTTTCAAAAGAGATAG
- a CDS encoding putative DNA modification/repair radical SAM protein — MDALEKAAILGQAAQYDLCSSYLCSPQGAGRRADPSGRWIYPAVLPDGRHILLLKVLLSNACQNDCAYCANRCPNEFRRVSFQSAELARLFIEMRQAGLVQGLFLSSAVEGSPTLTMDRMLATVEILRLRYQFRGYIHLKILPGATFDYVEQAVRLADRVSVNLEAPNPKRLRRLCPGKDFERDLLRPLRWVKALSTQGNAPAAGQTTQFVVGAADESDREILDTTSRLYAELGLKRAYFSAFQPLPHTPLAGHPPTPLLREHRLYQADFLFRRYDFKVEELIFDGHRNLPLEADCFQVWAWHHPECFPLEVNTASPQELLRVPGIGPISAKRLIKARRQGKIKGLEDLKALGVVTKRAAAYLLLSGRQAVKEEQTPLPGEQRVIQASYLSPGNMEIVLR; from the coding sequence ATGGATGCGCTGGAAAAGGCAGCTATACTGGGGCAGGCAGCCCAATATGACCTTTGCAGCTCCTATCTCTGCTCCCCGCAGGGGGCTGGAAGGCGGGCTGACCCCTCCGGACGCTGGATCTATCCGGCTGTCTTGCCCGATGGACGTCACATCCTGCTGCTCAAGGTGCTGCTGAGCAACGCCTGCCAGAACGACTGCGCCTACTGCGCTAACCGTTGCCCCAACGAGTTTCGCCGGGTCAGTTTTCAATCCGCTGAGCTGGCCCGCCTGTTCATCGAAATGCGCCAGGCCGGCCTGGTGCAGGGGCTGTTCCTCAGCTCCGCCGTGGAGGGGAGCCCCACGCTAACCATGGATCGTATGCTGGCCACTGTGGAGATCCTGCGCCTCCGTTACCAGTTCCGAGGGTACATCCACCTTAAGATTTTGCCCGGGGCGACCTTCGACTACGTAGAGCAGGCCGTGCGGCTGGCCGACCGCGTCTCAGTCAACCTGGAAGCACCTAACCCCAAACGCTTGCGACGACTCTGTCCCGGCAAGGATTTTGAACGGGACCTGCTGCGACCGCTGCGCTGGGTGAAGGCCCTCAGCACACAGGGGAACGCCCCGGCGGCCGGACAGACGACCCAATTCGTGGTTGGCGCAGCGGATGAATCGGATCGGGAAATACTGGATACGACCAGTCGCCTGTACGCGGAACTGGGCTTGAAACGAGCCTACTTCAGCGCCTTCCAGCCGCTGCCCCATACCCCCCTGGCAGGTCACCCACCTACGCCACTCCTCCGTGAGCACCGCCTCTACCAGGCCGATTTCCTCTTCCGTCGCTATGATTTTAAGGTGGAGGAGCTCATCTTCGATGGCCACAGGAATCTGCCGCTCGAGGCTGACTGCTTCCAGGTCTGGGCATGGCACCATCCAGAGTGCTTCCCGTTGGAGGTGAATACGGCCTCGCCCCAGGAGCTCCTGCGCGTGCCAGGGATCGGGCCCATCTCAGCAAAGCGCCTCATCAAGGCCCGCCGGCAGGGCAAGATCAAGGGCCTGGAGGATTTGAAAGCGCTGGGGGTTGTAACCAAGCGGGCAGCCGCCTATTTGCTACTCAGCGGCCGGCAGGCAGTGAAGGAGGAGCAAACCCCCTTACCAGGAGAGCAGAGAGTAATACAGGCCTCTTACCTGTCCCCTGGCAATATGGAAATTGTCCTCCGGTAA